The Flavobacterium sp. 102 genomic interval ATTTTTAAAGTTCACCCCTAAAATAGGTGTTATGTATTGCATTTTTTGATCAGAAACGGCATTTCCTTCTACAAACTGTGCCCCATCAAGACTTCTTCTATAAGAGATTCCACCCCATAATCTTCCGAACTCTAATTCTTTATAGGCTTTAATATTCAAATCAACTGTTTTCTCTTGAGTTTGGGTAACCAATTGGAACATGAACGATGGTTCCCAAAGAATACCTTCTTCTTCTCCAAAAGTATAACCTGAGTTCAAAATAAATCTTCTCAAGTTAACCGGTTCTCTATCTGAATATAACTTTCTATCACTTGCCAAAGCATTTTTTACAGTAGCATGTACGTAAAAATCTAGGAAGTTATAAGAAGCTCCAATATCAACATTAAAGTAAGAGGCTCTTTGAATCGAATTAAAGATTATTGGATCATACGACGGATCATTAGTATAAAACGTACTTTGATCTAGACTACTTTGAACAAAGCCGGCACTCATACCAAATGAAAGTTGATTTAAGTCAACTTTATCTCTAGAAAATAATAAATGATGCGCATAGGTCAATTTCATTCCGGTTTGTGAGTGGTATCCATTCTTGTCATTAAAAACAATAATACCTCCGCCCGATCTTTCTCCCAGCGAACCGTTAAAACTTAACGTTTGTAAGGCCGGAGCATCTTCTTGTCCAAACCATTGCTGTCTTGCCGTTAGTCTAAGCTTAGCACAATTTGCCGCGCCTGCCATAGAAGGATGTAACAGATAATAATTGTCTGATAAATAATCAGAATAAACAGGTAATCCTTCTTGAGAATTTGAAAGCTGAGATACAAAAAGTATAGCTAGTAGACAAAGTTTTCTAAAATTCATTTTAATTTATCTTTTTAATGAGAAATGGGCTCTAAATTGTTTCGTTGTGTTTTGCTCCGGATAATCTACCGTAAACCAGTAATCTGTTGATGGTAACGGTTGTCCGTTGTAGGTTCCG includes:
- a CDS encoding type IX secretion system membrane protein PorP/SprF, producing MNFRKLCLLAILFVSQLSNSQEGLPVYSDYLSDNYYLLHPSMAGAANCAKLRLTARQQWFGQEDAPALQTLSFNGSLGERSGGGIIVFNDKNGYHSQTGMKLTYAHHLLFSRDKVDLNQLSFGMSAGFVQSSLDQSTFYTNDPSYDPIIFNSIQRASYFNVDIGASYNFLDFYVHATVKNALASDRKLYSDREPVNLRRFILNSGYTFGEEEGILWEPSFMFQLVTQTQEKTVDLNIKAYKELEFGRLWGGISYRRSLDGAQFVEGNAVSDQKMQYITPILGVNFKNYVFSYTYSHLLGNVNFDTGGFHQITLGINLFCSPEKYHCNCPAIN